A section of the Streptococcus oriscaviae genome encodes:
- a CDS encoding OsmC family protein, with the protein MYQSHVKGLELFKAQAEGYGNPITTFGRTQEGETPVSLVNIALAACVTMCVQGYYASQEQKKQVPVEVGCHHFEDGFHLRIFLEQEIGAAQQEKILAYIDTKCKVKALLREDLQYTIEFAVLDD; encoded by the coding sequence ATGTACCAGTCACATGTCAAGGGTTTGGAACTGTTTAAAGCCCAAGCAGAAGGTTATGGTAATCCCATTACCACCTTTGGTCGAACTCAAGAGGGCGAAACCCCAGTCAGCCTCGTTAACATTGCTCTTGCAGCCTGTGTTACGATGTGTGTTCAAGGCTACTATGCCAGTCAGGAACAAAAGAAACAGGTGCCAGTGGAAGTTGGATGCCACCATTTTGAAGATGGGTTTCATCTGCGTATTTTTTTGGAACAAGAAATTGGAGCCGCTCAGCAAGAGAAAATTCTAGCCTACATAGATACCAAGTGTAAGGTAAAGGCCCTACTGCGAGAAGACCTCCAATATACAATTGAATTTGCGGTGTTGGATGATTAA
- the vicK gene encoding cell wall metabolism sensor histidine kinase VicK, whose translation MINQLRYLVTTTEFWFVVILIGFVIALAILLIENYRDNKQIKILNQKVKGLIEGNYSDVLDMRGSPEITDMTNSLNDLSEVIRLTHDSLEQEKTRLSSILSYMSDGVVATDRMGRIIMINDMAQKQLGISPKDTEQADLLSILDIGDRYSFRDLLAQTPEVVLDHVNENEEFLTLRANFATIRSESGLISGLVVVLHDMTEQAKEERERRLFVSNVSHELRTPLTSVKSYLEALDEGALQEAVAPSFVKVSLDETNRMMRMISDLLSLSRIDNQVGSVDVELINFTAFVTFILNRFDQMKNKDDDKGYTIIRDYQITPIWVEIDTDKMTQVLDNILNNAIKYSPDGGQITFSMKTTETQLIVSISDQGLGIPKADLPKIFDRFYRVDKARSRAQGGSGLGLAIAKEIIKQHKGFIWAKSEYGHGSTFTIVLPYSKDMTMDEWDDATEEE comes from the coding sequence ATGATTAATCAACTACGTTATTTAGTAACTACAACGGAATTTTGGTTTGTTGTTATCCTGATCGGCTTTGTGATTGCATTGGCAATTTTGCTGATTGAAAACTATCGGGATAATAAGCAAATCAAGATTCTTAATCAAAAGGTAAAGGGACTGATTGAAGGAAATTATTCGGATGTCCTAGACATGCGGGGGAGTCCTGAGATTACCGATATGACCAACTCGCTCAATGATTTGTCAGAAGTGATTCGCCTGACCCATGACAGTTTGGAGCAGGAGAAGACCCGCTTGAGCTCCATCTTGTCTTATATGAGCGATGGAGTGGTTGCCACGGATCGGATGGGCCGTATCATTATGATTAACGATATGGCACAAAAGCAGTTGGGGATATCTCCCAAAGACACTGAGCAAGCAGACCTTTTGTCCATCTTGGATATTGGTGATCGCTATAGTTTTCGGGATTTGCTGGCCCAAACACCAGAGGTTGTCTTAGACCATGTGAATGAAAACGAGGAATTTTTGACTCTGCGCGCCAATTTCGCCACGATCCGAAGTGAGAGCGGTCTGATTTCGGGGCTTGTAGTGGTGCTTCATGACATGACCGAACAGGCCAAAGAAGAGCGCGAACGCCGACTTTTCGTATCCAATGTCAGCCATGAGTTGCGAACCCCTCTGACCTCGGTCAAATCCTATCTGGAGGCTTTAGACGAAGGTGCCTTGCAGGAAGCTGTCGCTCCTAGTTTTGTCAAGGTTTCCTTGGATGAAACAAACCGCATGATGCGGATGATTTCAGATCTGTTGAGTCTTTCGCGCATCGATAACCAAGTTGGCTCAGTTGATGTCGAGCTAATCAACTTCACCGCGTTTGTGACCTTCATCCTCAACCGGTTTGACCAGATGAAAAACAAGGACGATGATAAGGGCTATACCATCATTCGAGATTACCAGATTACACCGATTTGGGTTGAGATTGATACAGACAAGATGACGCAGGTCTTGGACAATATTTTAAACAACGCTATCAAGTATTCACCAGATGGTGGTCAGATTACCTTCAGTATGAAGACGACCGAAACCCAGTTAATCGTGTCCATTTCCGATCAGGGTCTGGGTATTCCAAAGGCCGATTTGCCTAAGATTTTTGACCGTTTTTACCGTGTGGACAAGGCACGTTCACGGGCACAGGGTGGTTCAGGTCTAGGCTTGGCCATTGCTAAGGAAATCATCAAACAGCACAAGGGCTTTATCTGGGCTAAAAGTGAATACGGTCATGGCTCTACCTTTACAATCGTCCTGCCATATTCTAAGGATATGACAATGGATGAATGGGATGATGCAACAGAGGAAGAATAG
- the recR gene encoding recombination mediator RecR: MLYPTPIAKLIESYAKLPGIGIKTATRLAFYTIGMEDDVVNEFAKNLLAAKRDLSYCSICGNLTDQDPCAICQDQTRDQTTILLVEDSRDVSAMENIQEYHGLYHVLHGLISPMNGIGPDDINLKSLLTRLMDNQVTEVIVATNATADGEATAMYISRVLKPAGIKVTRLARGLAVGSDIEYADEVTLLRAIENRTEL; the protein is encoded by the coding sequence ATGTTATATCCAACCCCTATTGCCAAGCTGATTGAGAGTTATGCAAAACTCCCAGGAATCGGCATAAAAACAGCAACCCGTCTGGCTTTTTATACCATTGGTATGGAAGACGATGTGGTTAACGAATTTGCGAAAAACCTGCTTGCAGCCAAGCGAGATTTGTCTTATTGCAGTATCTGTGGCAATCTGACTGATCAGGATCCCTGTGCCATCTGTCAAGATCAAACACGGGATCAAACAACTATTCTCTTGGTTGAAGACAGCCGGGATGTATCTGCCATGGAAAACATCCAAGAATACCATGGCCTCTATCATGTTCTCCACGGTTTGATTTCTCCAATGAACGGTATCGGCCCAGACGACATTAACCTAAAAAGTCTGCTGACCCGTCTGATGGACAATCAAGTGACTGAGGTGATTGTTGCAACCAATGCTACCGCTGATGGCGAAGCAACAGCCATGTATATCTCGCGGGTACTAAAGCCTGCCGGAATTAAGGTCACTCGTCTGGCTCGAGGTCTAGCGGTCGGCAGCGATATTGAGTATGCTGATGAGGTAACCTTGCTGAGAGCCATTGAAAATAGGACGGAGCTGTGA
- a CDS encoding amino acid ABC transporter permease: MLLLTTSPYAWENWVSYFKDFPLFFQGLLFTLAISLGAFMLAMFLGILFGSLSSTKNRFLRLIARVYVEFYQNTPLLMQFMMIYYGLPLISNYVLMPSIYWTAVICVGLYHGAYISEVIRSGIEAVPTGQTEAALSQGFTPAETMRIIILPQAIPTILPPLTNQIVNLIKNTATVAIISGADIMFLTKSWSAMNANYIPAFAGAAFLYFCMCFPVASWGRRIEEKNKVAYSH, from the coding sequence ATGCTCTTATTGACAACAAGTCCCTACGCATGGGAGAACTGGGTGAGTTATTTTAAAGACTTTCCGCTCTTCTTCCAAGGCCTGCTTTTTACCTTGGCCATCTCTCTGGGTGCCTTTATGCTAGCCATGTTCTTGGGCATACTCTTTGGAAGCCTGTCTTCTACTAAAAATCGCTTCCTGCGCCTGATTGCCCGTGTTTATGTGGAGTTCTATCAAAACACCCCCTTGCTGATGCAGTTTATGATGATTTATTATGGTCTGCCCTTGATTTCTAACTATGTCCTTATGCCATCTATTTACTGGACTGCGGTTATCTGTGTTGGCCTCTACCACGGGGCTTATATTTCCGAGGTGATTCGTTCAGGAATTGAGGCAGTACCGACTGGACAAACAGAAGCCGCCTTATCACAGGGCTTTACACCTGCTGAAACCATGCGCATCATCATCCTGCCACAGGCTATCCCCACGATTCTGCCACCACTGACCAACCAAATTGTCAATTTGATTAAAAATACAGCGACGGTTGCTATCATTTCTGGCGCCGACATCATGTTTTTAACCAAGTCTTGGTCAGCCATGAATGCCAATTATATTCCAGCCTTTGCTGGAGCTGCCTTCCTCTACTTCTGTATGTGTTTCCCTGTTGCAAGCTGGGGGCGTCGCATCGAAGAAAAGAACAAGGTTGCCTATTCTCATTAA
- a CDS encoding amino acid ABC transporter ATP-binding protein — protein sequence MALVEFQEVNKYYGDYHALRNINLTFEPGQVVVLLGPSGSGKSTLIRTINGLESIDQGNLVVNGHTVSQASNKDLVALRKEVGMVFQHFNLYPHKTVLENVTLAPIKVLGIDKETATATAKKYLEFVNLWDRKDSYPAMLSGGQKQRVAIARGLAMQPELLLFDEPTSALDPETIGDVLAVMQKLARDGMNMIVVTHEMGFAREVADRIIFMAEGEVLVDTTDVNGFFDNPTEPRAKQFLSKIINHESDKVIL from the coding sequence ATGGCTTTAGTAGAATTTCAAGAGGTAAATAAGTATTACGGCGACTATCATGCCCTCCGCAACATCAATCTGACTTTTGAACCCGGACAGGTGGTGGTTCTCTTAGGCCCATCTGGTTCCGGCAAATCCACCCTCATCCGAACCATCAATGGACTAGAATCCATTGACCAAGGCAATTTGGTTGTTAATGGCCATACGGTTTCTCAGGCCTCCAACAAGGATTTGGTGGCTCTTCGCAAGGAAGTAGGTATGGTCTTCCAGCATTTCAACCTCTACCCCCACAAGACAGTGTTAGAAAATGTCACTCTAGCACCCATCAAGGTTCTCGGCATCGACAAAGAAACCGCCACTGCAACAGCTAAAAAGTACCTGGAGTTTGTCAACCTCTGGGACCGCAAGGATTCTTATCCTGCCATGCTATCTGGCGGACAAAAACAACGGGTTGCCATCGCCCGCGGATTGGCGATGCAACCTGAACTCCTGCTCTTTGACGAACCAACTTCTGCCCTTGACCCTGAGACCATCGGTGATGTCTTAGCTGTTATGCAAAAGCTAGCTCGCGATGGTATGAATATGATTGTCGTCACCCATGAAATGGGCTTTGCCCGCGAGGTGGCTGACCGCATTATTTTCATGGCTGAAGGGGAAGTTTTGGTCGACACGACCGATGTCAACGGCTTCTTTGACAATCCGACAGAGCCTCGGGCCAAACAGTTCCTCAGCAAGATTATCAACCACGAATCCGACAAGGTTATACTTTAG
- a CDS encoding TipC family immunity protein, with protein MKNQRLKNVFVIVIIVTTLFLLSKVLNYYNQKSIYHSLDNVFLEMNYAEVDSGSLEGLPDLSTVLESSQSFREPDRITELPVLVNDPDGGEVSIFVGLEQAFSIEYSKKLGNDTYLYIDYEYRDKKLLGSIEISNSNSSLVWAKSDYWIDKKRGEAVNLQEYLESAYWFSSSKGLPTLQLTEKEELLNYLKPYGIDATWLREKSSYILNDVVLKTWFEKGSQRYSFDNLGNVKIVRSSIMSQ; from the coding sequence TTGAAAAACCAACGGTTAAAAAATGTTTTTGTCATAGTCATCATCGTCACGACCCTGTTTCTGCTTTCTAAAGTTTTAAATTATTACAATCAAAAGAGTATATATCATTCACTAGACAATGTATTCTTAGAAATGAACTATGCAGAGGTAGATAGTGGGTCCTTGGAAGGTTTACCAGATTTGAGTACTGTTTTAGAAAGTTCGCAATCATTTAGAGAACCGGATAGAATAACAGAGTTGCCCGTCCTTGTTAATGACCCTGATGGAGGAGAGGTATCTATATTTGTTGGTCTGGAACAAGCGTTCAGTATTGAGTATTCAAAAAAATTAGGGAATGATACTTATTTATATATAGACTATGAGTATAGGGATAAGAAATTGCTAGGAAGCATTGAAATTTCTAATTCAAATAGTTCTTTAGTATGGGCTAAGTCTGACTATTGGATAGATAAAAAAAGGGGTGAAGCGGTCAATCTGCAAGAATACTTAGAGAGTGCCTATTGGTTTTCTTCCTCCAAAGGCCTCCCTACTTTGCAACTAACTGAAAAAGAAGAACTATTAAATTATTTAAAACCATATGGTATAGATGCTACTTGGTTAAGGGAAAAATCATCCTATATTTTGAATGATGTCGTTCTCAAGACTTGGTTTGAAAAGGGGAGTCAACGCTATTCGTTTGACAATCTTGGAAATGTTAAAATTGTTCGGTCATCGATAATGTCTCAGTAA
- the pbp2b gene encoding penicillin-binding protein PBP2B yields the protein MRFMAVNKKRSSRTGRDDRFIPRRLNILFGLVILLFTILIARLADMQIVNSDFYTNKLATVSKKIISTSSVRGQIYDAKGTPLVENRVEQVVAFTRSNKISAQEMKEIANKLLQWVGVSEVDLSKRDKADYYLADQEVYRSVVEGLPDDKRYDADGNNLSESIVYSNAVDSLTDEQLVYSEEESKAIELFTQMNAAAYFETVNLVTNALTAEQVAQIAAHEEELPGISTTNSWNREVLSTSLGSIIGTVTSQKAGLPEEDAEEYLAKGYLPNDRVGTAYLEKQYEEVLQGQREKKEINLDRNGNVESITTIQEGSKGNNIKLTIDLAFQDGVNAILKRHFDSELATGSALYSDGIYAVALEPSTGAVLAMSGYSHAKGTGEVKEDALGTITSVFVPGSIVKGATISAGWENGVIQGNQVVLDEPIQFAGSAPIKSWYAAYGNYSISATDALEFSSNVYMVKIALGLLGQSYTPGMYLNDGEVLEQAMSKLRTTFGEYGLGSATGIDLPLESTGFLPEDYSAANFITNAFGQFDNYTPMQMAQYAATVANGGTRISPHLVEGIYGNNDQGGLGELIETVTGKEMNKVNISAEEMALVQQGFYQVVNGSGSLITGRSIGIGAAVPISAKTGTAETFVTTSSGSVVEAVNTNIVAYAPSTNPKIAVAVVLPTLTNLNSSTSKTIVTEIINLYHSLYPMN from the coding sequence ATGAGGTTTATGGCAGTGAATAAGAAAAGATCTTCGCGAACTGGGCGTGATGATAGATTCATCCCCCGTCGCTTGAATATCCTGTTTGGTCTGGTTATCTTGCTTTTTACTATTTTGATAGCGCGGCTGGCGGACATGCAAATTGTCAATAGTGATTTTTATACGAATAAACTGGCAACGGTCAGTAAGAAAATTATCTCAACCAGTTCGGTTCGAGGGCAGATTTATGATGCTAAGGGAACGCCTTTGGTGGAAAATCGGGTAGAGCAAGTTGTAGCTTTTACTCGCTCTAACAAAATCAGCGCTCAGGAGATGAAGGAAATTGCCAACAAACTCTTGCAGTGGGTTGGTGTATCTGAGGTGGACTTATCCAAACGCGATAAGGCAGACTACTATTTGGCGGATCAAGAAGTTTACCGCTCTGTTGTTGAAGGATTGCCCGATGATAAGCGTTACGATGCCGATGGCAATAACCTCAGCGAGTCCATTGTTTATTCCAACGCAGTAGACAGTCTGACAGATGAGCAGTTGGTCTACTCGGAAGAAGAAAGCAAGGCTATCGAACTGTTTACTCAGATGAATGCGGCGGCTTATTTTGAAACCGTCAATCTTGTAACCAATGCCCTGACTGCTGAGCAGGTGGCTCAGATTGCGGCCCACGAGGAAGAGTTGCCAGGGATTTCGACCACCAATAGCTGGAATCGGGAAGTACTCAGCACCTCGCTTGGCTCGATTATTGGTACGGTGACCAGTCAGAAGGCGGGGCTTCCAGAAGAAGATGCGGAAGAATATTTGGCCAAGGGCTATTTACCCAATGACCGTGTAGGTACAGCCTATCTGGAAAAGCAGTACGAAGAAGTCTTACAGGGTCAGCGGGAGAAGAAAGAAATCAATCTGGATCGTAATGGAAATGTCGAAAGCATCACCACTATCCAAGAAGGCAGCAAGGGGAACAATATCAAGTTGACCATTGACCTAGCCTTTCAAGATGGTGTCAATGCTATTTTGAAGCGGCATTTTGACAGTGAACTAGCAACCGGTAGTGCCCTGTATTCTGACGGAATTTATGCAGTAGCTCTGGAGCCCAGCACTGGTGCGGTACTAGCTATGTCTGGGTACAGCCATGCTAAGGGAACCGGCGAAGTCAAGGAAGATGCTCTTGGAACCATCACCAGTGTTTTTGTTCCAGGTTCCATCGTCAAAGGAGCAACCATCAGTGCAGGCTGGGAAAATGGGGTTATTCAAGGCAATCAGGTTGTTTTGGATGAACCGATTCAGTTTGCCGGCTCAGCTCCCATCAAGTCGTGGTATGCGGCCTACGGAAATTACAGCATCAGTGCGACAGATGCCTTGGAATTTTCTTCCAATGTTTACATGGTAAAAATTGCCTTGGGACTGCTGGGTCAGTCTTATACGCCAGGAATGTACCTCAACGATGGTGAGGTTCTTGAGCAGGCTATGTCTAAACTGAGAACAACTTTTGGGGAATACGGTTTGGGTTCTGCTACGGGTATTGATTTGCCGCTAGAATCTACGGGTTTTCTCCCAGAAGATTATAGCGCAGCCAATTTCATTACCAATGCTTTCGGACAGTTTGACAACTATACTCCAATGCAGATGGCTCAGTACGCGGCGACAGTTGCAAATGGCGGGACCAGAATCTCTCCGCACTTGGTGGAAGGGATTTATGGCAATAATGACCAAGGCGGTCTAGGTGAACTGATAGAAACCGTTACCGGGAAAGAAATGAACAAAGTGAACATCTCTGCTGAGGAGATGGCTTTGGTTCAGCAAGGTTTCTATCAAGTGGTCAATGGCAGCGGCAGTTTAATTACTGGACGTAGCATTGGAATTGGCGCGGCTGTACCAATCAGTGCAAAGACAGGTACGGCTGAAACCTTTGTAACGACTTCTTCTGGTTCAGTGGTAGAGGCTGTCAATACGAACATCGTTGCCTACGCTCCAAGTACCAATCCTAAAATTGCAGTAGCGGTAGTCTTGCCAACCCTAACCAACCTGAACTCCTCTACCAGCAAAACCATTGTGACGGAGATTATCAATCTCTATCACTCTCTTTATCCTATGAATTAA
- a CDS encoding MBL fold metallo-hydrolase encodes MAEKGFYYSILASGSSGNSFYLETDQKKILVDAGLSGKKITSLLAEIDRKPEDIDAILVTHEHSDHIHGIGVLARKYGMDIYANEPTWRAMEGKLGKIDIAQKHIFELGVTKTLGDLDIESFGVSHDAACPQFYRFMKDDKSFVMLTDTGYVSDRMVGIVENADAYLIESNHDINILRAGSYSWSLKQRILSDKGHLCNEDGADAMIRALGNRTKKIYLGHLSKENNIKELAHLTMVNQLAQADLAVGSDFQVYDTSPDTATKLTRI; translated from the coding sequence ATGGCAGAGAAGGGATTTTATTATAGCATTTTAGCTTCGGGCTCCAGTGGAAATTCCTTCTATCTGGAAACCGACCAGAAAAAAATTTTGGTGGACGCAGGTCTGTCTGGGAAAAAAATTACCAGCCTGCTGGCAGAAATTGACCGCAAGCCAGAGGATATTGATGCTATCTTGGTAACCCATGAACATAGCGACCATATTCATGGTATAGGAGTGCTGGCTCGTAAATACGGGATGGACATCTATGCTAACGAGCCTACCTGGAGAGCTATGGAAGGGAAGTTAGGAAAGATCGATATAGCACAGAAGCATATTTTTGAACTAGGAGTGACAAAGACCCTTGGGGATTTGGATATTGAATCCTTTGGGGTCAGCCATGATGCAGCCTGTCCTCAATTTTACCGCTTTATGAAAGATGACAAGAGTTTTGTCATGCTGACGGATACTGGCTATGTCAGTGATCGCATGGTGGGGATTGTTGAAAATGCGGACGCCTATCTAATCGAGTCAAATCACGACATCAATATTTTACGGGCAGGCTCCTACTCATGGAGTCTCAAACAGCGGATACTGTCCGATAAGGGACACCTTTGTAATGAAGACGGGGCAGATGCCATGATTCGAGCTTTGGGCAATCGCACCAAGAAAATCTATCTAGGGCATTTGTCCAAAGAAAACAATATCAAGGAACTGGCTCACCTAACCATGGTCAATCAATTGGCCCAAGCAGATTTGGCTGTCGGCAGTGACTTTCAAGTCTATGACACATCGCCAGACACAGCAACCAAATTGACCAGAATTTAG
- the yycF gene encoding response regulator YycF — MKKILIVDDEKPISDIIKFNMTREGYEVVTAFDGREALEVFEAEFPDIVILDLMLPEIDGLEVARTIRKTSNVPILMLSAKDSEFDKVIGLEIGADDYVTKPFSNRELQARVKALLRRSELTETQMEVESLSKGTPELVIGDLVIVPDAFVAKKHGKELELTHREFELLHHLAKHLGQVMTREHLLETVWGYDYFGDVRTVDVTVRRLREKIEDTPSRPEYILTRRGVGYYVKGND, encoded by the coding sequence ATGAAGAAAATTTTAATTGTAGACGACGAAAAACCAATTTCAGATATTATCAAGTTCAATATGACTCGGGAAGGCTATGAGGTTGTCACTGCCTTTGACGGACGGGAAGCCTTGGAAGTATTTGAGGCCGAATTCCCTGATATTGTCATTTTGGATCTGATGCTGCCGGAGATAGACGGCCTAGAGGTGGCTCGGACTATCCGTAAGACCAGCAATGTGCCTATTTTGATGCTGTCGGCTAAAGACAGCGAGTTCGACAAGGTTATCGGACTTGAAATCGGAGCGGATGACTATGTGACCAAGCCGTTTTCCAACCGTGAATTGCAGGCGCGTGTCAAGGCGCTTCTACGCCGGAGTGAGTTGACCGAAACCCAGATGGAGGTCGAATCGCTCTCCAAGGGAACTCCTGAATTGGTTATTGGCGACCTGGTGATTGTGCCGGACGCTTTTGTGGCTAAAAAGCATGGCAAGGAGTTGGAGTTGACCCATCGTGAATTTGAGTTGCTTCATCACCTAGCCAAGCACTTGGGCCAGGTCATGACCCGGGAACACCTCTTGGAAACAGTTTGGGGCTATGACTACTTTGGTGATGTCCGTACGGTTGATGTAACGGTTCGTCGCCTCCGCGAAAAAATCGAAGATACACCGAGTCGTCCAGAATACATTCTGACCCGTCGGGGTGTCGGATATTATGTAAAAGGAAATGATTAA
- a CDS encoding D-alanine--D-alanine ligase, with protein sequence MSKQTLILLYGGRSAEREVSVLSAESVMRAVNYDTFFVKTYFISQSGEFVKTQEFATTPSTDVKLMTNQTFDERQVVKPSDIYEENAVVFPVLHGPMGEDGSIQGFLEVLRMPYVGTNILASAVAMDKITTKRVLESAGIAQVPYLAVIEGEDLEERLAAIEATLTYPVFVKPANMGSSVGISKADNAEQLQVALDLAFKYDSRVLVEQGVVAREIEVGLLGNADVKTTLPGEVVKDVAFYDYDAKYIDNKITMEIPAKIDQKVMDIMRDNAARAFRAIGGCGLSRCDFFLTEEGEVFLNELNTMPGFTQWSMYPLLWANMGLAYPDLIEELVRLAKEMFEKRESHLI encoded by the coding sequence ATGTCAAAACAAACCTTGATTTTATTATATGGTGGTCGTTCAGCCGAGCGGGAAGTATCCGTCTTGTCAGCTGAAAGTGTCATGCGAGCGGTCAATTACGATACATTTTTTGTGAAGACCTACTTTATCAGTCAAAGCGGTGAGTTTGTAAAGACGCAGGAGTTTGCCACAACTCCGTCAACTGATGTGAAGCTCATGACCAATCAAACTTTCGATGAACGTCAGGTTGTCAAACCTAGCGATATTTACGAAGAAAATGCGGTGGTCTTTCCAGTCCTTCATGGTCCTATGGGGGAGGATGGCTCCATTCAAGGCTTCTTAGAAGTATTGCGGATGCCTTATGTGGGCACCAATATTTTGGCTTCTGCGGTAGCCATGGATAAAATCACGACCAAACGCGTCCTGGAATCAGCAGGAATTGCACAAGTTCCCTACCTTGCTGTGATTGAAGGGGAAGATTTGGAAGAGCGTCTTGCTGCTATTGAAGCGACCCTGACCTATCCCGTTTTTGTCAAGCCTGCCAACATGGGTTCAAGTGTCGGCATCTCAAAAGCTGATAATGCAGAGCAACTGCAAGTAGCCCTTGATTTGGCCTTCAAATACGACAGCCGTGTCTTGGTGGAGCAAGGAGTTGTTGCGCGTGAGATTGAAGTGGGGCTTTTGGGAAATGCTGACGTGAAAACCACACTTCCGGGTGAGGTAGTGAAAGACGTTGCCTTTTATGATTACGATGCCAAATACATTGATAACAAGATTACTATGGAAATTCCTGCTAAGATTGATCAGAAGGTTATGGATATCATGCGTGACAATGCAGCCAGAGCCTTTCGTGCAATCGGTGGTTGTGGCCTATCCCGCTGCGATTTCTTCCTAACAGAAGAAGGAGAGGTTTTCCTCAATGAGCTCAATACCATGCCAGGTTTCACCCAGTGGTCTATGTACCCTCTGCTTTGGGCAAATATGGGGCTTGCGTACCCTGATTTAATCGAAGAGTTGGTTCGTTTGGCCAAGGAAATGTTTGAAAAACGAGAAAGCCACCTTATCTAA
- a CDS encoding transporter substrate-binding domain-containing protein: protein MKDKKVGLFLAIRLLLFACLILFFSHQPVAKTETAAELSTSDQIQAIIDRGVLRVGVKQDVPNFGYLNPDSNQFEGMEVDIARKIAKELGVKIEFTPVTAQTRGPLLDNGQVDMVIATFTITEERKLLYNFTTPYYTDAVGFLVNKDSGIKTLEDLDGKHIGVAQGSNTRKLITELATKHKLDVTFAELGSYPELSVSLRAHRIDAFSVDQSILSGYVSSKSQLMDFSFSASQYGIVTKLSNTELNDYLSSLIDQWLTDGSLQVIYDKNGLKPVTQTDE, encoded by the coding sequence ATGAAAGATAAAAAAGTAGGACTTTTCCTAGCTATTCGACTGCTACTGTTTGCCTGCCTCATCCTCTTTTTTAGCCACCAGCCCGTTGCTAAAACAGAAACAGCAGCTGAACTTTCCACTAGCGATCAAATCCAGGCCATCATTGACCGAGGAGTTCTGCGAGTCGGGGTCAAACAGGATGTTCCAAACTTCGGCTACCTCAATCCCGACAGCAACCAGTTTGAAGGCATGGAAGTAGACATCGCCAGAAAAATTGCCAAAGAGCTAGGGGTCAAGATTGAATTTACACCGGTAACTGCCCAAACTCGCGGGCCTTTGCTGGACAATGGACAGGTCGATATGGTTATCGCTACCTTTACCATCACAGAAGAACGCAAGCTCCTCTACAACTTTACAACTCCTTACTACACTGATGCAGTTGGCTTTCTCGTCAATAAGGATAGTGGCATCAAGACTCTCGAAGATCTAGATGGTAAACATATCGGAGTCGCACAAGGTTCCAATACCCGTAAACTCATCACGGAGTTAGCTACCAAACATAAGCTTGATGTCACTTTTGCAGAATTGGGTTCGTATCCAGAATTATCTGTTTCCCTTCGTGCCCACCGAATCGATGCCTTCTCTGTGGACCAGTCCATCCTATCAGGGTATGTTAGCTCAAAATCCCAACTTATGGATTTCAGCTTCTCAGCCTCCCAATACGGAATCGTGACCAAATTGTCCAATACAGAGCTAAACGACTACCTGAGCAGTCTGATTGACCAATGGCTGACCGATGGCAGTCTACAAGTTATCTACGATAAAAACGGGCTTAAACCCGTTACCCAAACAGATGAATAG